The genomic interval TGTGACTCTATTCAATAGCAAGATTTGCAACTCTTACATATTCATGGTCATCACCAAATCTTAACTCTTCTCACCAAGCCTCTCAGTGGAATTTCTTTTCATAAGTTCATGGTTAAACTAATGATTATGCCTAACCCCATCATTAGTTTACGGGGGAAATTAGTTAGTAATGTTGTTAGTATGTTTTTCACTCTCTCTCTTTCACCCTTACTTTCTCTACATGTATATATATCATGTGTCCAGTCCTTTATGTAATACAACTTTTCGTTTCTACAATATACTCCTCTTGCTTTCTCTCAACTTCCACTCAATCTCACACTCACCTATGTTGTGATATGTTTCTTCAATGATAAAAAATTCTTTGTTGTGATTTGTTTTTCCTATAGACACCCTCATCATATGTGAGCATCGAGAGGGGCCACAACCACATTGTTCGTTGACCCGAAGTGCCTTGTAGAGAGTATTTCAATTGTCTCATTTGCATTTTTGTCGATGTTCAAAGGGATCATTTGTGTTAAATTTCACAAAATTTTGTATCATTCCCTTTTCTCTCATCATTATATAATGATCCCAATCACTTTTAAAGGCAATTAGAATCTCAAttgttattttgaatttatttaattaagtagagttgtttttttttttgtttcaaataTGTGGTCAATTACTGACCTAATTTTTAGGGATACACTTTAGTGCAAGTTGTTAGGAAACCACCCATTATTCAGTACATGAAATTAGTGGGTGTAGGTAATATTTTCTTGTTTCTGTTTTGAGTCTGTACGGCTATATAGCCTAACTTGCATTCTGAATTCAATAACACAGTTTTATAAAACAGAGAGAGAACTTACATTTGTGTTCAATAATTGGTACCATAGCTCATTTACAAGGGGCATGATCCAtaatttgagtgtgagagaAATAACTGTGAGTGTTTGATAACAGCAGTGTGGGTGTGAGAGAAACAGTTGTAAGTGTGTGCCAACATTAGTATTAGTCCAAGAAGAAGGAAAAACCGAAAATGGCAGATTTCAGCAAATACGTGCAACCTGCAATTCCCAAGTTTGATGGGCATTATGATCATTGGGCAAAATGAATGGAAAATTTTCTACATTCTAAAGAGTATTGGCAGTTGGTGGAACGTGGGATTTCAGTAGTAGAAAATAAAGCTATTGCATTAGAAGCGGAACTCAAACTCATGGAAGAACAACAGTTGAAAGATCTAAAgataaagaattatttttatcaagCCATTGATCGAGAAATCTTAGATATTATCCTCAATGATGATACATCCAAACAAATATGGGATTCTATGAAGCAAAATTTTCAAGGTTCTACTCGAGTGAAGAGAGCACAATTACAAGCCCTGCGAAGAGATTTTGAAATGTTGCAGATGAAGGATGGAGAGACAATTAACTCATACTTTGCCCGTACTTTGAAAATTGCTAAAAACATGAAGGTGTGTGGTGAAAGCATGCTTGAGAATGTCATTACTTCAAAAATCGTGCAGTCAATGATTcctaaatttaattatgttgCGTGCTCAATAAAAGAATCGAACAACTTGGACTCTATGACCATTGACGAATTACAAAGCAATCTTTTGGTTCACGAGCAAAGAATGACCTATCAAGGAGAAGAAGAACAAGTACTACAAATTACAAATGAAGATAAGGGATGACGAGacagaggaagaggtagagGTTCTTTCTGAGGCAGAGGAAGAGGGAGACAATCATTTAACAAAGTTGAGATTGAATGCTTCAAATGTCACAAACTTGGGCATTTTCAATACGAATGTCCTACCtgggaaaataaaataaattatgttgaaATGGAAGATATGGTGAAACAAAAGGGTGAACTTTTGCTAATGGCTCACGTTGATGTTACACAACAAAAGGAAGATGAATGGTTTCTTGACTCCGGGTGCAGTAATCACATGAGTGGTAACAAGGAGTGGTTCTCAAAATTAGATGAGAACTTTCGCAATACAG from Phaseolus vulgaris cultivar G19833 chromosome 1, P. vulgaris v2.0, whole genome shotgun sequence carries:
- the LOC137815500 gene encoding uncharacterized protein, giving the protein MENFLHSKEYWQLVERGISVVENKAIALEAELKLMEEQQLKDLKIKNYFYQAIDREILDIILNDDTSKQIWDSMKQNFQGSTRVKRAQLQALRRDFEMLQMKDGETINSYFARTLKIAKNMKVCGESMLENVITSKIVQSMIPKFNYVACSIKESNNLDSMTIDELQSNLLVHEQRMTYQGEEEQVLQITNEDKG